The Candidatus Zixiibacteriota bacterium genome contains a region encoding:
- a CDS encoding TldD/PmbA family protein, whose protein sequence is MEYKEILAEIIKKSLKAGAEQAEAYLEENKELLIRVRKGEIEILKEAQSKGLGIRLFAKKKLGFTYTSDFSLNVLDELVKKTVFLARNSSADDFNGLPEKIESSPETTDLRIYDSQLKNFPTQMKIDLAKRAEDASFAADKKITNSDGAEYRDHETRVYLANSSGADLSFQRTYISLSCSPIAEKDGEKRSNYFWDAKSLLEELEPPEKIGRTATERTIRMLGSKKIDTQKVPIIFDPFTSSGFLAGLSYGVNGDLASKNSTFLARRLDQKVGSELLNVWDDGSLPKGLGSRPFDGEGTPTQRKKVFDNGVLKTFLHNSYSARKMKTISTGNASRGYDSIPRISALNFYLENGQTDPAEIIRSVKKGFYVTDLAGFGMNIVSGDYSQMAEGLWIEDGVLTFPVSQVTIAGTILEMLNGIELVGNDLTFRGSISAPTLKFSEMVVSGK, encoded by the coding sequence ATGGAATATAAAGAGATTCTCGCAGAGATAATCAAAAAATCACTCAAAGCCGGGGCTGAGCAGGCAGAAGCTTATTTAGAGGAAAACAAGGAGCTTTTGATCCGGGTTAGAAAAGGTGAAATCGAGATTTTGAAAGAAGCTCAATCCAAGGGATTAGGAATCAGGCTTTTCGCAAAGAAAAAATTAGGGTTTACCTATACTTCGGATTTCAGCTTGAACGTATTAGATGAGTTAGTCAAAAAGACCGTTTTCTTAGCAAGGAACTCAAGTGCGGACGATTTCAACGGTCTGCCTGAAAAGATTGAGTCCTCTCCTGAAACTACGGATTTAAGAATCTATGACAGCCAGTTGAAGAATTTCCCCACGCAGATGAAGATAGATTTGGCAAAAAGAGCGGAAGATGCTTCCTTTGCTGCGGATAAGAAAATTACTAATTCCGACGGTGCAGAATACCGCGATCATGAAACGCGGGTCTACCTGGCTAACTCCTCTGGAGCGGATTTGAGTTTTCAAAGGACTTATATAAGTCTCTCCTGCTCACCGATAGCGGAAAAAGATGGGGAGAAAAGGTCTAACTACTTCTGGGATGCCAAATCCCTGTTAGAAGAGCTGGAGCCCCCGGAGAAAATAGGCAGGACTGCCACAGAAAGAACCATCAGGATGCTCGGCTCAAAGAAGATCGACACTCAAAAGGTGCCGATTATCTTTGACCCGTTTACTTCGTCCGGATTCCTGGCCGGGCTTTCCTATGGAGTAAACGGAGATTTGGCTTCAAAGAACTCGACTTTTCTGGCGAGAAGGCTTGATCAAAAAGTCGGCTCCGAGCTTCTAAATGTCTGGGACGATGGTTCCCTGCCCAAGGGTTTAGGTTCTCGTCCTTTTGACGGAGAAGGGACTCCTACCCAGAGGAAAAAGGTATTTGATAATGGAGTTTTGAAAACTTTTTTGCATAACAGTTATTCAGCCAGGAAAATGAAAACCATCTCAACCGGAAATGCCTCGCGCGGTTATGATTCGATCCCCAGAATTTCGGCTTTGAATTTCTATCTTGAAAACGGACAGACTGACCCTGCGGAGATAATTCGCAGTGTCAAAAAAGGTTTTTATGTGACCGACTTGGCCGGCTTCGGGATGAACATCGTTAGCGGGGACTACTCTCAAATGGCTGAAGGATTGTGGATTGAAGACGGCGTGCTCACCTTCCCGGTATCCCAGGTCACCATAGCCGGGACGATTCTGGAGATGTTGAACGGAATAGAGCTGGTGGGTAACGACCTGACCTTCAGGGGCAGTATCTCCGCTCCTACTTTGAAGTTCTCCGAGATGGTCGTCAGCGGAAAATAA